The Staphylococcus sp. KG4-3 genome has a window encoding:
- the rpsR gene encoding 30S ribosomal protein S18 yields MAGGPRRGGRRRKKVCYFTANGITHIDYKDTELLKRFISERGKILPRRVTGTSAKYQRMLTLAIKRSRHMALLPYVKEEQ; encoded by the coding sequence ATGGCAGGTGGACCAAGAAGAGGCGGACGTCGTCGTAAAAAAGTTTGTTATTTCACAGCAAACGGTATTACACACATCGACTATAAAGACACAGAATTATTAAAACGTTTTATCTCAGAACGCGGTAAAATTTTACCACGTCGTGTAACAGGTACTTCAGCTAAATATCAACGTATGTTGACATTAGCTATTAAACGTTCTCGTCATATGGCATTATTACCATATGTTAAAGAAGAACAATAA
- a CDS encoding 4'-phosphopantetheinyl transferase superfamily protein, translated as MKITIYVLNTQNFDYHNLKRHPKYSKWFKYYCVRAHTGMQFEHIQFDENTHGKPLLKLPKDIHINVSHTDGYSVCVVSDTNVGVDVEKIENIDLDIAQKYFALLEYRYITEAQSTISQFNRFFEVWTMKECYLKLLGMGMYKPLDSFSITPVQGRYQLIETEDEVIQRCSFFHEIFYGKYALSVILDVDNHDLEVEMLDITKNFNTEFIL; from the coding sequence GTGAAAATAACGATATATGTATTAAATACGCAGAATTTTGATTATCATAATCTTAAGAGGCATCCTAAATACTCTAAATGGTTTAAGTATTATTGTGTACGAGCGCACACAGGAATGCAATTTGAGCATATTCAATTTGACGAAAATACACATGGTAAACCGTTATTAAAATTACCTAAAGATATACACATCAATGTGTCTCATACAGATGGTTATTCAGTATGTGTTGTGAGTGATACGAACGTGGGCGTAGATGTGGAAAAAATTGAAAATATAGATTTAGATATTGCCCAAAAATACTTTGCATTATTAGAATATCGATACATTACCGAGGCACAAAGTACAATTTCTCAATTTAACCGTTTTTTTGAAGTGTGGACGATGAAAGAATGCTATTTAAAATTACTTGGTATGGGCATGTATAAACCATTAGATTCTTTTTCTATTACACCAGTTCAAGGTCGTTATCAACTTATTGAAACTGAAGATGAAGTGATACAACGGTGTTCATTTTTTCATGAGATTTTTTATGGAAAATATGCATTGTCAGTGATTTTAGACGTGGATAACCACGATTTAGAAGTAGAGATGTTAGATATAACAAAGAATTTTAATACAGAATTTATACTTTAA
- a CDS encoding thioesterase II family protein, producing MVKTTLFCIPFAGGNKALYYPMKNNLPSYIQFKPLELPGRGERLIEEALDSIDDMVNDLVKQIINEKPEEFILLGYSLGTILAYELYYKLDQLGYRPKHMFLCASEPIGYLDKYNDIEAMDDEEFKQFIREKGGTSEEVLNHEELWQLVKPALKNDFLAIDYYCDKPKERQVDINLSVFVGKQDSICANTLYKWSDLTKGKVDYRFFEGDHFFINNHYKDISEEVKLVLNS from the coding sequence ATGGTTAAAACAACATTATTTTGTATACCATTTGCAGGTGGAAATAAGGCATTATATTATCCAATGAAGAATAATTTACCAAGTTATATTCAATTTAAGCCATTAGAATTACCGGGACGTGGTGAAAGGTTAATCGAAGAGGCGTTAGATAGCATTGATGATATGGTAAATGACTTAGTTAAGCAAATTATTAATGAAAAACCTGAAGAATTTATTCTATTAGGCTACAGTTTAGGGACAATATTAGCATATGAACTTTATTATAAATTGGATCAATTAGGTTATCGACCAAAGCATATGTTCCTCTGTGCGAGTGAACCGATTGGCTATTTGGATAAATATAATGATATAGAAGCCATGGATGATGAAGAATTTAAACAGTTTATAAGAGAAAAAGGCGGTACATCTGAAGAAGTATTAAATCATGAAGAGTTATGGCAACTTGTGAAACCAGCATTGAAAAATGACTTTTTAGCAATTGATTATTATTGCGATAAGCCCAAGGAAAGACAAGTAGATATCAATTTATCAGTATTTGTAGGTAAACAAGATTCCATTTGTGCTAATACTTTGTATAAATGGTCGGACCTGACCAAAGGTAAAGTAGATTATCGATTCTTTGAAGGTGATCATTTCTTTATAAATAATCATTATAAAGATATAAGTGAAGAAGTAAAATTAGTACTTAATAGTTAG